In one Aeromicrobium erythreum genomic region, the following are encoded:
- a CDS encoding cation acetate symporter, which translates to MNRPDALLAASDSGNHQALTGTLFVLVVLLTVGITFWASRNTKTAADYYAGGRSFSGFQNGFAIGGDYMSAASFLGISGAIALSGYDGFLYSIGFLVAWLVALLLIAELLRNSGRFTMADQLAYRMRQTPVRTAAATSTIVVSIFYLLAQMVGAGALVALLLGVDSAAAKNLTIAGVGVLMIVYVVFGGMKGTTWVQIVKAVLLMFGTILISALVLAKFDFNLSDLLGTAAENSGQGSAFLEPGLKYGVSLTSKIDFVSLGIALVLGTAGLPHILVRFYTVPTAKQARVSVLWAIGIIGTFYLLTLILGFGAAALVTGDAKERVVESGGNLASPLLAEAVGGGSGTTGGAILLALISAVAFATILAVVAGLTLTSASSVAHDLYASVIKKGDVTGEQEVKVARIAAFVIGGVAIALAIPGQSLNVAFLVALAFAVAASANLPALLYNLFWKRFNTRGATWSIYGGLVSAVGLVIFSPVVSGSETALLTDVDFAWFPLQNPGIVSIPFGFLMGWLGTVTSKETESEARFAELQVRSLTGAGAEK; encoded by the coding sequence ATGAACCGACCCGACGCGCTCCTCGCGGCCTCCGACTCCGGCAACCACCAGGCCCTCACCGGCACGCTGTTCGTCCTCGTCGTGCTCCTGACCGTCGGCATCACCTTCTGGGCGAGCCGCAACACCAAGACAGCCGCCGACTACTACGCGGGCGGCCGCTCGTTCAGCGGCTTCCAGAACGGCTTCGCCATCGGCGGCGACTACATGTCGGCGGCGTCGTTCCTCGGCATCTCCGGCGCGATCGCGCTGTCCGGCTACGACGGCTTCCTGTACTCGATCGGGTTCCTCGTGGCCTGGCTGGTGGCCCTGCTGCTCATCGCCGAGCTGCTGCGCAACTCCGGACGGTTCACGATGGCCGACCAGCTCGCCTACCGCATGCGCCAGACGCCCGTGCGCACCGCCGCCGCGACGTCGACCATCGTGGTCTCGATCTTCTACCTGCTGGCGCAGATGGTCGGCGCGGGTGCCCTCGTGGCCCTGCTGCTCGGCGTCGACTCCGCCGCGGCGAAGAACCTGACGATCGCCGGCGTCGGCGTGCTGATGATCGTGTACGTCGTCTTCGGCGGCATGAAGGGCACCACATGGGTGCAGATCGTCAAGGCCGTGCTGCTGATGTTCGGCACGATCCTCATCTCCGCGCTCGTCCTGGCGAAGTTCGACTTCAACCTCTCCGACCTGCTCGGGACGGCCGCCGAGAACAGCGGCCAGGGCAGCGCCTTCCTCGAGCCCGGTCTCAAGTACGGCGTGAGCCTCACGAGCAAGATCGACTTCGTCTCGCTCGGCATCGCCCTCGTGCTGGGCACCGCCGGCCTGCCGCACATCCTCGTGCGCTTCTACACCGTCCCGACGGCCAAGCAGGCCCGCGTGTCGGTGCTGTGGGCCATCGGCATCATCGGCACGTTCTACCTGCTGACGCTCATCCTCGGCTTCGGCGCCGCGGCCCTCGTCACGGGAGACGCCAAGGAGCGCGTCGTCGAGTCGGGCGGCAACCTGGCCTCCCCGCTGCTGGCCGAGGCCGTGGGCGGCGGGTCGGGCACGACCGGGGGTGCGATCCTGCTCGCGCTGATCTCCGCCGTGGCGTTCGCGACGATCCTCGCCGTGGTCGCCGGGCTCACGCTCACGTCCGCCTCGTCGGTGGCGCACGACCTCTACGCCAGCGTGATCAAGAAGGGCGACGTCACGGGCGAGCAGGAGGTCAAGGTGGCCCGCATCGCGGCGTTCGTCATCGGCGGTGTCGCCATCGCCCTGGCCATCCCGGGGCAGAGCCTGAACGTCGCGTTCCTCGTGGCGCTCGCGTTCGCGGTGGCCGCGTCGGCGAACCTGCCGGCCCTGCTCTACAACCTGTTCTGGAAGCGCTTCAACACGCGCGGCGCCACGTGGAGCATCTACGGCGGCCTCGTCTCGGCCGTCGGCCTGGTGATCTTCAGCCCCGTCGTGTCGGGCTCGGAGACCGCCCTGTTGACGGACGTCGACTTCGCGTGGTTCCCGCTGCAGAACCCCGGCATCGTCTCGATCCCCTTCGGCTTCCTCATGGGCTGGCTGGGCACCGTCACGTCGAAGGAGACCGAGAGCGAGGCCCGCTTCGCGGAGCTGCAGGTGCGCTCGCTGACCGGCGCGGGCGCCGAGAAGTGA
- the acs gene encoding acetate--CoA ligase: MSEHGISNLSREDRVFEPPAELAAQANVTADVYDRAAQDRLGFWADAARRLTWGTDFDEVLDWSSPPFAQWFVGGKLNVAYNCVDRHVEAGHGDKVAIHFVGEPGDTRDLTYAELKDEVSKAANAIEELGVESGDRIAIYMPMIPEAVIAMLASARVGAVHTVVFGGFSSDALASRVEDCEAKLVITADGGYRRGKPSSLKPAVDEALAKLGDASPVENVLVVRRTGEDVPWNGDVDVWWHEVVDESSTDHRFTEFDSEHPLFVMYTSGTTGKPKGILHTSAGYLTQAAYTFWATFDHKDDDVYWCTADVGWITGHSYITYGPTANGATQVLYEGTPDTPHKGRWWEIIADKKVSLFYTAPTAIRTCMKWGEQIPAEHDLSSLRVLGTVGESINPEAYVWYRENIGGGSAPIVDTWWQTETGAHMITPLPGVTAAKPGSAMTAFPGVTAEVVDDAGTPVGNGEGGYLVITEPWPSMLRTIWGDDDRYVETYWSRFKAQGYYFAGDGAKKDDDGAIWLLGRVDDVMNVSGHRLSTTEIESALVSHPKVAEAAVVGAADETTGQAVCAFVILRESAGDGGEDVVAELRNHVGKEIGPIAKPRQVMVVPELPKTRSGKIMRRLLRDVAENREVGDATTLADSSVVDLITAGMSGAKADED; the protein is encoded by the coding sequence GTGAGCGAGCACGGCATCAGCAACCTGTCCCGCGAGGACCGCGTCTTCGAGCCGCCGGCCGAGCTGGCCGCGCAGGCCAACGTCACCGCCGACGTCTACGACCGCGCCGCGCAGGACCGGCTCGGCTTCTGGGCCGACGCCGCGCGCCGCCTGACGTGGGGCACCGACTTCGACGAGGTGCTCGACTGGAGCAGCCCGCCGTTCGCGCAGTGGTTCGTCGGCGGCAAGCTCAACGTCGCCTACAACTGCGTCGACCGCCACGTCGAGGCCGGCCACGGCGACAAGGTCGCGATCCACTTCGTCGGCGAGCCCGGCGACACCCGCGACCTCACCTACGCCGAGCTCAAGGACGAGGTCTCGAAGGCGGCGAACGCGATCGAGGAGCTCGGCGTCGAGTCCGGCGACCGCATCGCCATCTACATGCCGATGATCCCCGAGGCCGTGATCGCCATGCTCGCGTCGGCCCGTGTGGGCGCCGTGCACACCGTCGTGTTCGGCGGGTTCTCCTCCGACGCGCTCGCCAGCCGGGTCGAGGACTGCGAGGCCAAGCTCGTCATCACCGCCGACGGCGGCTACCGCCGCGGCAAGCCGTCGTCGCTCAAGCCGGCCGTCGACGAGGCCCTGGCGAAGCTCGGCGACGCCTCGCCCGTCGAGAACGTGCTCGTGGTGCGCCGCACCGGCGAGGACGTGCCGTGGAACGGCGACGTCGACGTCTGGTGGCACGAGGTGGTCGACGAGTCCTCGACCGACCACCGGTTCACCGAGTTCGACAGCGAGCACCCGCTGTTCGTCATGTACACCTCCGGCACCACCGGCAAGCCGAAGGGCATCCTGCACACGTCGGCGGGCTACCTGACCCAGGCGGCGTACACGTTCTGGGCGACCTTCGACCACAAGGACGACGACGTCTACTGGTGCACGGCCGACGTCGGCTGGATCACCGGCCACTCCTACATCACCTACGGTCCGACGGCCAACGGCGCGACGCAGGTGCTCTACGAGGGCACGCCCGACACCCCGCACAAGGGTCGCTGGTGGGAGATCATCGCCGACAAGAAAGTCTCGCTGTTCTACACGGCGCCCACCGCCATCCGCACGTGCATGAAGTGGGGCGAGCAGATCCCCGCCGAGCACGACCTGTCGAGCCTGCGCGTGCTGGGCACGGTGGGCGAGTCCATCAACCCCGAGGCCTACGTCTGGTACCGCGAGAACATCGGCGGCGGCAGCGCCCCGATCGTCGACACCTGGTGGCAGACCGAGACCGGCGCCCACATGATCACCCCGCTGCCCGGCGTCACCGCCGCCAAGCCCGGATCGGCCATGACGGCGTTCCCGGGCGTCACCGCCGAGGTCGTCGACGACGCCGGCACTCCCGTGGGCAACGGCGAGGGCGGCTACCTCGTGATCACCGAGCCGTGGCCGTCGATGCTGCGCACCATCTGGGGCGACGACGACCGCTACGTCGAGACCTACTGGTCGCGGTTCAAGGCCCAGGGCTACTACTTCGCCGGCGACGGGGCGAAGAAGGACGACGACGGCGCCATCTGGCTGCTCGGACGCGTCGACGACGTCATGAACGTCTCGGGCCACCGACTGTCGACGACCGAGATCGAGTCGGCGCTCGTCTCGCACCCGAAGGTGGCCGAGGCGGCCGTCGTGGGCGCGGCCGACGAGACCACCGGCCAGGCCGTGTGCGCGTTCGTCATCCTGCGCGAGTCCGCAGGGGACGGTGGAGAGGACGTCGTGGCCGAGCTGCGCAACCACGTCGGCAAGGAGATCGGCCCGATCGCCAAGCCGCGCCAGGTCATGGTCGTGCCCGAGCTGCCCAAGACCCGCTCGGGCAAGATCATGCGCCGCCTGCTGCGCGACGTCGCCGAGAACCGCGAGGTCGGCGACGCGACGACGCTGGCCGACTCCTCCGTCGTGGACCTCATCACCGCCGGCATGAGCGGTGCGAAGGCCGACGAGGACTGA
- a CDS encoding phage holin family protein has product MSDRQRANREPVRPMLPEQDEPTVGRLVADASRDISALVQAEVALAKSELVVSAKAGGVGAALFAVAGFLGLLVLIFVSIAFAYFLSMTGLHPAWCFLIVAGVYVLLAVVLVLVGVRLIKKIRAPQKTIDTAKKIPGALKGQHAAPRR; this is encoded by the coding sequence ATGAGCGACCGTCAGCGAGCGAACCGCGAGCCCGTGCGACCGATGCTGCCCGAGCAGGACGAGCCGACCGTCGGCCGGCTGGTCGCCGACGCCAGTCGCGACATCTCCGCCCTCGTCCAGGCCGAGGTCGCCCTCGCCAAGAGCGAGCTCGTGGTGAGCGCGAAGGCCGGCGGCGTGGGCGCGGCTCTGTTCGCCGTGGCCGGCTTCCTCGGCCTGCTCGTCCTGATCTTCGTCTCGATCGCGTTCGCCTACTTCCTGAGCATGACCGGTCTGCACCCCGCGTGGTGCTTCCTCATCGTCGCCGGCGTCTACGTGCTGCTGGCCGTCGTGCTCGTGCTCGTCGGCGTGCGGCTCATCAAGAAGATCCGTGCCCCGCAGAAGACCATCGACACGGCCAAGAAGATCCCCGGCGCCCTGAAGGGCCAGCACGCCGCTCCCCGGCGCTGA
- a CDS encoding MarP family serine protease, whose product MSSLDLVIAVVVVAYAVSGYLQGFVVNLVATAGLVLGGLGAIWVVPHLLDRQNGTLTTSLLALGLVIGAAAIGQAIGTYIGTDLRGGLTAGPLRTVDAVGGAALSVVGVLIASWALGYAVSGTSIPWLAKAARDSTVLAKVNDVMPSTATDTLRAFSRTLDANLFPRYIDPFADEEIAAVGPPDAATLSQPGVQQASRSVVKIVGSAECGRGIEGSGFVYAPGRVMTNAHVVAGVDQPVVTVEGERRLDGRVVVFDPELDLAVIATDDLGVPALRFDTQGTAGQEAAVLGYPENGPFDARAARIRSQLTLRSPDIYDRGQVLREAFSVRSLVRSGNSGGPLVSTEGTVLGVIFAASISDSSTGYAVTAEQAQDDARAGRSATQQVDTGRCA is encoded by the coding sequence GTGAGCTCGCTCGACCTCGTCATCGCCGTCGTCGTGGTGGCGTACGCCGTCTCCGGCTACCTGCAGGGCTTCGTGGTCAACCTGGTCGCCACCGCCGGTCTCGTCCTCGGCGGGCTCGGCGCCATCTGGGTCGTGCCGCACCTGCTCGACCGGCAGAACGGCACCCTGACGACGTCGCTGCTGGCGCTCGGGCTGGTCATCGGTGCCGCCGCGATCGGCCAGGCCATCGGCACCTACATCGGCACCGACCTGCGCGGGGGGCTCACCGCGGGCCCGCTGCGCACGGTCGACGCCGTCGGCGGGGCCGCCCTGAGCGTCGTCGGCGTGCTCATCGCGTCGTGGGCGCTCGGCTACGCGGTCAGCGGCACCTCGATCCCGTGGCTGGCGAAGGCCGCACGCGACTCGACCGTGCTCGCGAAGGTCAACGACGTCATGCCGTCGACCGCCACCGACACGCTGCGCGCGTTCAGCCGCACGCTCGACGCCAACCTCTTCCCGCGCTACATCGACCCGTTCGCCGACGAGGAGATCGCCGCCGTCGGCCCGCCCGACGCCGCCACCCTGTCCCAGCCGGGCGTGCAGCAGGCCTCGCGCAGCGTCGTGAAGATCGTGGGCTCCGCCGAGTGCGGCCGGGGGATCGAGGGGTCGGGCTTCGTCTACGCGCCGGGCCGGGTCATGACGAACGCGCACGTCGTCGCGGGTGTCGACCAGCCGGTGGTCACCGTGGAGGGCGAGCGTCGCCTCGACGGGCGGGTCGTCGTCTTCGACCCCGAGCTCGACCTCGCCGTCATCGCCACCGACGACCTCGGCGTACCGGCGCTGCGCTTCGACACGCAAGGGACGGCAGGCCAGGAGGCGGCCGTGCTCGGCTACCCCGAGAACGGGCCGTTCGACGCGCGGGCGGCGCGTATCCGCTCCCAGCTCACGCTGCGCAGCCCCGACATCTACGACCGGGGGCAGGTGCTGCGCGAGGCGTTCTCCGTGCGCAGCCTCGTCCGGTCCGGCAACTCCGGCGGCCCGCTGGTCTCGACCGAGGGCACCGTGCTGGGCGTCATCTTCGCGGCGTCGATCTCCGACAGCTCCACCGGCTACGCGGTCACCGCGGAGCAGGCGCAGGACGACGCGCGCGCCGGCCGCTCGGCGACCCAGCAGGTCGACACCGGACGGTGCGCCTGA
- a CDS encoding NUDIX hydrolase, which yields MSPESSAGSPTSGGVADGLPEWLRPLAELAGSVQAEQLAPRFPHPPADARPAAVLICFADGPDGPELLLTERAPTLRNHAGQISFPGGACDPGDVDAAATALREADEEVGLDPAEVTVFGTLPTLWLPPSNFAVTPVLGYWRRPRQLAAVSTAEVGRVLHHPLHLLVDPERRFSVEHPSGWRGPAFEIGTEMPLWGFTAGIISRLFERLGWAQPWDESVVHPLPTPPQERP from the coding sequence GTGAGTCCTGAGTCCTCCGCCGGCTCGCCGACGTCCGGTGGCGTGGCCGACGGCCTGCCCGAGTGGCTGCGCCCGCTCGCCGAGCTGGCCGGCTCCGTGCAGGCCGAGCAGCTCGCGCCGCGCTTCCCGCACCCGCCGGCCGACGCCCGTCCGGCCGCGGTCCTCATCTGCTTCGCCGACGGCCCCGACGGGCCCGAGCTGCTGCTCACCGAGCGGGCCCCGACGCTGCGCAACCACGCCGGCCAGATCTCGTTCCCGGGCGGCGCGTGCGACCCCGGCGACGTCGACGCGGCAGCCACGGCGCTGCGCGAGGCCGACGAGGAGGTCGGGCTCGACCCGGCCGAGGTGACGGTGTTCGGCACCCTGCCGACGCTCTGGCTGCCGCCCAGCAACTTCGCGGTCACCCCCGTGCTCGGCTACTGGCGCAGGCCCCGACAGCTGGCCGCCGTCTCGACGGCCGAGGTGGGACGCGTCCTGCACCACCCGCTGCACCTGCTGGTCGACCCCGAGCGGCGGTTCAGCGTCGAGCACCCGTCCGGGTGGCGCGGGCCGGCCTTCGAGATCGGCACCGAGATGCCGCTGTGGGGCTTCACGGCCGGCATCATCTCCCGTCTGTTCGAGCGGCTCGGCTGGGCCCAGCCCTGGGACGAGTCGGTCGTCCACCCGCTGCCCACCCCACCCCAGGAGCGCCCGTGA
- a CDS encoding TlpA family protein disulfide reductase has product MRRLAVAVAVLALLLAGCSDVDTSSGKPTFGGGSLDGGDPQSASVRSGVQDAGVRPCSDLPLADAGAEGDGALPALELPCLGGDGSVDLSRLRGPAVVNFWASNCKPCREELPLLARLDRDTGDRLTVVGLDVRDADPDAAVALARRSRVTYPQLSDPTFRTRGAFRVLGLPQTVFVDAQGRMVATERVPYTSYADLTGAVRRHLEVQP; this is encoded by the coding sequence ATGAGACGCCTCGCCGTCGCGGTCGCCGTGCTCGCGCTGCTCCTGGCCGGCTGCTCCGACGTCGACACGAGCAGCGGCAAGCCGACGTTCGGCGGCGGCTCGCTCGACGGCGGCGACCCGCAGTCGGCGTCGGTCCGCAGCGGCGTGCAGGACGCCGGCGTGCGTCCGTGCAGCGACCTCCCGCTCGCCGACGCGGGCGCCGAGGGCGACGGTGCGCTGCCGGCGCTCGAGCTGCCGTGCCTGGGCGGCGACGGCAGCGTCGACCTCTCCCGGCTGCGGGGTCCCGCGGTCGTCAACTTCTGGGCGAGCAACTGCAAGCCGTGCCGCGAGGAGCTGCCCCTGCTCGCACGGCTCGACCGCGACACCGGCGACCGGCTGACGGTCGTCGGCCTCGACGTGCGCGACGCCGACCCCGACGCCGCGGTCGCGCTCGCCCGACGCTCGCGCGTCACCTACCCGCAGCTGTCCGACCCGACGTTCCGCACCCGCGGTGCCTTCCGGGTGCTCGGCCTGCCGCAGACGGTCTTCGTCGACGCGCAGGGCAGGATGGTCGCCACCGAGCGGGTGCCGTACACCTCCTACGCCGACCTGACCGGTGCCGTCCGCCGACACCTGGAGGTGCAGCCGTGA
- the nth gene encoding endonuclease III, which translates to MPPAAPEAPVKPPTSLVRRARKIHRVLAETYPEAGCELDFRTPFELLVATVLSAQTTDRRVNAVTPALFAAYPDAAALAAADRTAVEEIIRSTGFYRAKTDSVLGLSAALVERYDGEVPARLRDLVTLPGVGRKTANVVLGNAFDVPGLTVDTHFARLVRRFEWVDDDVAKDPVKTEHAVGALFPRRDWTMLSHRLIWHGRRRCHARKPACGACPVAHWCPAYGTGPTDPVEAARLVTTQGRA; encoded by the coding sequence GTGCCACCTGCCGCCCCCGAGGCTCCCGTGAAGCCGCCGACGAGTCTCGTGCGCCGGGCGCGCAAGATCCACCGGGTGCTCGCCGAGACCTATCCGGAGGCCGGCTGCGAGCTCGACTTCCGCACTCCCTTCGAGCTGCTCGTGGCCACCGTACTCTCCGCCCAGACCACCGATCGACGGGTCAACGCCGTCACCCCCGCCCTGTTCGCCGCCTACCCCGACGCCGCGGCGCTCGCGGCGGCCGATCGCACGGCCGTCGAGGAGATCATCCGCTCCACCGGCTTCTACCGGGCGAAGACCGACAGCGTGCTCGGTCTGTCCGCCGCGCTCGTCGAGCGGTACGACGGCGAGGTGCCGGCCCGGCTGCGCGACCTCGTCACGCTGCCGGGCGTCGGCCGCAAGACGGCCAACGTGGTGCTGGGCAACGCCTTCGACGTGCCCGGCCTCACCGTCGACACGCACTTCGCCCGGCTCGTGCGCCGCTTCGAGTGGGTCGACGACGACGTCGCGAAGGACCCGGTCAAGACCGAGCACGCGGTCGGGGCGCTGTTCCCGCGACGCGACTGGACGATGCTCAGCCACCGGCTGATCTGGCACGGCCGACGCCGCTGCCACGCGCGCAAGCCCGCCTGCGGTGCGTGCCCGGTGGCGCACTGGTGCCCGGCGTACGGCACCGGCCCCACCGATCCCGTCGAGGCGGCGCGGCTCGTCACCACGCAGGGTCGCGCATGA